The following DNA comes from Nicotiana sylvestris chromosome 10, ASM39365v2, whole genome shotgun sequence.
tgaatattagttgttgaatttttattttatttataatttcgaaattaagagtaaaattccttttttcatcaatatttgtattaatcaagcaattagcatgtcatgttttcttaaaataataaaagctagtaattaattaggatttttctttctttattttagagactaatttttatagaaaaaatgtagtcgctttaagatttgtccatttaaaataaatgagatgagcctcgcttaatgaaatgtatagatttcggggccctcaataaatgtacagttaattgcttagaattagggaggagccgttttagcaaatttcacggccctacccaaaataatgacacgctagtcgctctaggcgcgtatttaataatgttatttccttaaatacgggtgtgcatttatgtaacccaaatctaaatctcaacggagtcgaaatgtgtcgataaccacgggtgcattgattgcgacgtgatttgaaatacgttttcacaatgttgcaatttttcgtaaaataataacaataaataaaaagaataataaaagcggctaagggataaaatttgcacataagtttataatacgtattatattagataatcaagccgaatataacagttaagcgaccgtgctagaaccacggaactcgggaatgcctaacaccttctcccgggttaacagaattccttatccggatttctggtgcgcagactgtaatacagagtcattcttttcctcgattcgggattaaaataggtgacttgggacaccctaaatctcccaagtggcgactctgaaataaagaaataaatctcgtttcgactgtcctttaattggaaaaaactcctgtaccctcgcgagggcggaaaaaggaggtgtgacactaggtatcaagtacttcggacaaatccatgtccagggaaatccattCCTCAATAACATAtaaatgctcaaccactcggtactgtatatggcccatgcggcccagggaaatccatcctggAGCATATACAACACTAACTagaagtcacccagtaccgaggaaaaagggAAATCCAACCCTGTGGcgaaatccatctccagatatcaaatacttcggacaaatccatgtccagggaaatacATTGCTCAATAATATCTTCCGCgcccactgtgggtgtgcagacatTGCAGGGGCTCCTACAgaccaagcgctataacaagtcaATCAATgcataaatcaatataacatTCTGCGGCGTGCAAAACTATCCTATAACTATCACTCAtcatcaggctctcggcctcactcagtcatcaatctctacaatctcacccacgggctcacaatgtcatgaaaactgacccagaataatgatatgatgtatcaataagcgataactgagactgagatgtgatatgaatgcatgaatgtgactgagtacaaaatatcaacgAAATCAATGAGATGATAGCAAGAAATGACCgctatgggtcccaacaatatcagaataaagcctaaacatgatatctagcatgatgtaccactcaattactttatcatatggtgaaaaacacaaatatcaacaaagtgGGCCACAAAACAGTGCCCTAGAAATAACAAAGTCATAAATCACAGGGTACACGTatacacgcccatcacctagcatgtgcgtcacctcaacaacAATCAAAAAACATATAATTcgtggtttcataccctcaacactaacattagaagagttacttatcttaaacaagccaattccaccaccgagcaagccaagcgatgctccaagaatgccatcACGCGTGTAGTGACCTCCAAAcgactcaaaactagccaaaagcaactcaaatacatcagataaagcccaaggaaacaatttcaaatgaTAAAGATCTAAATCTACATCAAATCTCCAATCCGGCCAAAAATACACCCGGACCCATGCCTCAAAACTtgataaaactcacaaaatctaaTAACCCATTCaactacgagtccaaccatactagtttcactcaaatccgactccaaatcggtgTTCAAACCTCAAAAAATCATATTATGAAACTgtaggccaaaacccccaattttctctttaaattcattaaccaattgccaaaaatgaagatagattttGCCAAAAATGGAGAAATAACTTTGTAATTACTTTGGCAAAATATAATTATCAAAGAACAAAGCAACGACAATTTTGCCAAGGCCACACTAATGATGCCACTGGACCAATTTCTCTTGAAGCAACAATCTGATAAATAACAACTTAATTGCCAACGAAGTTGGTTTTCTGAATGTTACTTAATTGTAACACTTGAAGCAACAAACTGATTATTAGCAACAAAGTGGATTATGCCCATGGCCCATTTTCATTACTTTCATAACAATATAATATCCTGTGAAATGAATTAACTAATAAGCATTAATTTAAGCATGATTAATGAAATCCAAAACAATATCTACATAGTGATGTGCATTCTTCCCCTAATTAAACATTTAGACACAATAACACCCTTCATAAGAAGAATAACTTTATTCAACAACCATACAtaaatttaaggaaaataagtTGACAAGAGAAAGAATAGAAGTGGACCTTAAATAATCTTTTAATCGAAGAAAATTTCCAGCAAATTACAACCAAGAGAATAGCGCCATTACGAGCAAAATCTGGTCGAACTCGAATAGAAACACGGACCGCACCTCGAACGGACTTCAAAAGGCAACCTCACTTTCGTTGCTAAACAGATGACTATTGTGGCTAACTGGTGCTCAATCTTGCAACTTAAATTCAATCCATTTATCAGGATTTAGAGCAACTTTTTGACCAGAATCTTCATAGATTTGCTCTAAGTACACCACATGAGGAGAAGAAGAGCAGTAATCGTAGGAAACACAACCAGCAACGGCAGCAATAGCTCCAAAGGGGAAGCTACGGTTAGCAAAATTAGACTTGGAATAATGGCTTTCTCTACTGAATGCACATTTAGAATAATGGCCTTTTTGTGTGAGGGATTCTGTCGTCTTTTCTTTTAGTCTAGGTCTTGGAGACTATTCTTTTGTGTGTTTTAGCTCTTATGTCTTTCAATGAAGAAGACGATTATGGGAGGGTCTTGTGAATTACGAAGCAGATTCAGACTTTAGAGTCTTAGGGCGTTAGTCTATTTTAGGTATAGGTCTATATTTAAGCATTAGGTAAcattatgggcttgggaattatgggctatgttcaaaattaggcttaaaaatgggttgctcgagcgcacgttttattctttccctgcgaacgagattaaaaatgcgatcacatttattaattaatcctatttaagtaaaataactattaaaataagactgaccgttaaaacaaactattttttggtatttttcaagattgaaAATGACCACAAAACACTAAtggaactatttttttgtaattttcattattttttgtaataaaataaagtaaaagagtaaaaattagttgaaatagctatattaagcctaaattaaatatttacgtgcttaaatatgaaaaatcttgcggagggtcaaaaatcacatgtctacagctgcctctctttgacTAGAAATGCGAAGAGTTTTCAAACAtagacccttatttggagagaccaaaaactaaaagaaaggagaatgtgacagagccctggtatctgagctgcctacatatccttgactataaaggaatcaggccacgtgtagttcagaagtgaatgaggtaaTAGAGTACTGAGGtagagagccgattgaggtgtcgttccgtcgaggttccggtccgtgatctcattattacatcaaaaatcaaaattgaaaaaactaactaaacctatcagctatgagttacaagattcctatgtATGAGTCTTTTGAAACTTGATCTtaagtcttggctggttcttgctgcagactccgatctgaatcttgatgctcatcAACTGTAGCCGCCAGTCCATTATTCATttttggatcaaggcgggacatgcgaagtTTGTGACTTCAATcgtatcttgagcagtccgcatctttctcCGCTTTAGcgctttgagttcacttctttttgctctttttattctttctttattttggattgaaactcattcttttggtcgtctcgaaccctgtgcctcgaCGTAAAACCTGATCAGATacgaaaaacaaacaaacgaacgaaatttttctgtctcagttttcactagaaaaattttgtgagttatttgtaactaaaatcaaaactatttctttattttaaagTGATAAATAAGGATTGTGTGTCTTTAGGAGAAAGAGATTAGGGAGCAGAGCCCTATATCTATAAAAACTCaaccagggagtggagaccctatgttggaaaaggcgactagggaatagaggccctatgtctaaaataatgtCAACTAGGGAGTGGCGACCCCATGTTGGCAAAATGCAACTAGGGGATgtggaccctatgtctaaaaataatcttaaCTAAGGATTGGAGACCTtatattggcaaaaggagactgGGGATGGGGatcttatgtctaaaataatttcaactagggagtagacACCCTATgctgacaaaaggcgactaggggatggggACCATATGTcgaaaaataatctcaactagggataggagaccctatgttggcaaaaggcgactaggggatggagaccctatgtctaaaactaATCTCAACtggggattggagaccctatgttggcaaaagtcgactaggtgatggagaccctatgtctaaaaataatctcaactggGGATTGGAGattctatgttggcaaaaggcgactaggggatggagaccctatgtctaaaataatctcaactagggattgaagaccctatgttggcaaaaggtgactaggggatggagaccctatgtctaaaaatctcaactagggattggagacctatgttggcaaaaggagactaggggatggagaccttatgtctaaaatctcaactagggattggagaccatatgttgacaaaaggcgactaggggatggagaccatgtgtctaaaaatctcaactaggtgttggagaccctatgttggcaaaatgcgactagggggtggagaccttatgtctaaaaatctcaactaggggttggagaccctatgttggcaaaaggcgactaggggatggagaacctatgtctaaaaatctcaactaggggttggagaacctatgtttgcaaaaggcgactaggggatggaaaccctaagtctaaaaatttcaactacgggttggagaccctatgttggcaaaagacgactaggggatggagaccctatgtctaaatataATCTCGACTAggagttggagaccctatgttggcataaggcgactaggggatggagactatatgtctaaaaataatctcaactaggggttggagaccctatgtcggcAAAAGACGAccaggggatggagaccctatgtctaaaataatctgaACTATGgattggagaccttatgttggcaaaaagcgactaggaagtagagaccctatgtctaaaataatctcaactagggattggagaccctatgttggcaaaaggcaactagggagtggagaccctatgtccaaaataatctcaactagagagtggagaccctatgttggcgaCTAGGGaggggagaccctatgtctaaaataatctcaactagggagtgaagaccctacgtttgcaaaaggtgactagggagtggagaccctatgtctaaaataatctcaactagggagtggagaccctatgtctaaaataatctcaactagggaatggagaccctatgttggcgaaaggcaactagggggtggagaccctatgtctaaaataatctgaactatggattggagaccctatgttggcaaaaagcgactagaaagtagaggccctatgtctaaaataatttcaactagggattggagaccctatgttggcaaaaggcaactagggagtggagaccctatgtccaaaataatctcaactagggagtggagaccctatgttggcgaCTAGGGaggggagaccctatgtctaaaataatctcaactagggagtggagaccctacgttggcaaaaggcgactagagagtggagaccctatgtctaaaataatctcaactagggagtggagaccctacgttggcaaaaggcgactagggagtggagaccctatgtctaaaataatctcaactaggaagtggagaccctatgttggaaaaaggtgactagggagtgaagaccctatgtctaaaataaaattaactagggagtggagaccttatgttggaaaaacgtaaaaATAGAGATTGGGGGTCCTAAGCTaccttttatttttgaatttttgaatttttcttcttatctctttttttttttcaattcatttcatttttttcatttttttagtttgagtaaaaatgcaggaaagaatttggaggagacttcccttttggattgattattgctgcaaagctgttcTAGCCTTTGCACAATTTCTTTTGGTGGCACCTGCTCCTTGCAAGGTTACTTTGGATTGCATATGTTTCATgtttttaaacaaagaacaattgttagtttgaaacagtGGTTGGTTTAATGGCCTTGATTATTTGGATCTCGGCTCGGCTTCTTTGACGAAGATCTCAATTGCAACCGCTCGTTTCCTGAGGACTGATTTCAATTCAAGCCCTGAGAACCTCTGtttttttttcagattttgccATGACGACTGGTCGGTGTAACTCAACCTTTccgactttattttgccttcgtaggcctttcctttctgacttcttttccttttttctttttttttcttttttttaacttcggagcattggggaacttttggctcctcaaactttgctgCAACATCTAGTCATGTGGGacttgaccttttccaactttgtGGCACCTTCGTAGGcttttcttttctgtattctTTCTCCCAACTTCAAATTAATAGCAATTGGGGTACCTTggcttttttttttcaactctTTGCCGAGATGGTTAGCTAtatgggactcaaccttttcaactttatttgcctttataggcactccatttgattttctctttccaagagttttgatttcgaagcatcaGCCACCATGGCTAGTCGGGGTCGACTTAATGCCCGTGAGGACGCTAGGTGCCTTTTTGCACATTAGCTCGCGCCAAATGAGAAccttgtaaatcagtcttgccatccttctttgtcttagtttcggaataatgttagaccgaaagggattcaaagaaaacaaacaatggaatggagaatgagcttaaaacaagaagtgtcccttttggggaaaggaaagaaggacttacctggagtacatgcggactttaataaacatgacatgccttttggactggatagctgatctgtgtaaaccgtccaactctcagaaattcatcacaatatTTTCCTCAAAATCGAGAAAACTTGCCAGGACTCTATCGGTGCCGATGactgtgaggatcctcttttcgatcagagGCGCCCTTTGCGtgttttcacgagctgacctctctcatttctcttctcaccatcgccttatagtacTCTTTACGAGTTCACTAACAAGagtctcattttgatttctttgcttactgtcgcctcacggtgcccgtgtgggttttcaccaacaagacactctcattttatttctttcattttgttgtatcagatccaagtatCTTTATCCCCCAATTTTGAACATCTTTTACTGGTTGATTGGAAGGGCTTGAACAtgatttggggtaaaaagaatttggattgaattacaactttggaacctttcaggcgaaaTCATCGCCGAAcaattataacatctgccccagtttcacttttggggggaatttggatttttattttggtgtgactggaCCCCAgcgagaggctgcctacgtatcctttcggaatcaagtcaaacgtagttcaggaaactttatttttaattttcttttgtttttctgttttgttttgttttctctttctttttcctttccttttttcttttttttcatttcattttctttgtctattcttcctatttttttggtatttttttgtatttttttattttatttttcaataacactttcagattccaaagagggtgatcaaagaatgggagccggctcaaagggtttgcaatgggttgatagtgtttgggtagcgagaatgaaaacCTTCATCATCCCAATTGGAGAATATTAGTACTATATGGAGGATCTAACATAGTAGCTTTTGATTGCCTTcgtcttttggcagtactcttgttgcaatgtatggacctttccaatccggaaaccaattttccttcagttgttccaactctttgttttatttccttaaactttatcttcattgcgatctaatccttgattcattatttcgagctCTGACAGCTTTCAGGATCCGAGAATGAAGtccacaagcatgtcatgttattgaaatcttcatttaatagaactaaaaagagaataagaaagaaaaatgacaagattaagaaaagagacattcctggacaataaaatattaatttcatttgatttttgatttttgatttttgattttttgatttttttctttttcttttttcttttttcttttttttgaagatagaagggtttatatcagaaagtaagacaataaagtaaaacatccggatcacaccctgagataattcggacgtagaaaggatagcaagactggctactaagACACCCGTCTGttggggaactttcatgcttggcgaccgttttttttggcttttcttctatctcggcaatggctgcaacgGCCTTCAGTTTCGGATCAAATTCCTTAGCTTCACAAAtcatcaggagcttcttcatcctgaaaaacaattctttcagcttcaatcaagtcttcaactgcccttttaagggtccaacagtcctctgtactgtgtcccactgctccagagtggtattcacatctagcatcagctcggtgcgaAGGGGACTCGGGGTTCAGGCGGTTCGGGGCCATTGAATacaatagatctagcctgattaacttttggaacaagcttgaatatgattcaccaatagggatgaactgattctttctgaaaggctctccttggtgaggattgtattggggatcatttgattgaggattatatggagcttggtaaggatgggcatttctgggaaatggagctcggttttgtgtataatgttgtggttGCGTGTAAGATTGCGTGCTCATCACCGCATAGGGAGGCAGTGCCACGACATAAGCatcatcttgaaggggataatagtgtggtAGGACCATAGGGGGCACATATGACTGGCTGAATGACCTGCGGGCCCCCCTCGAGCTTGAAACTATCATGGGTCCTTCTTCTCTCCCGTTTCCTTTTATCAAATCCTCTTAACCATTTTTAACATCTGGTGATGTGGCTTTAAAAGCAACATGACTCAATATTCGGCCCGTTTTTAAATCGTTTTcaaccatttctccaattttgatagcctcagcaaatGGCTTACCCACaacagacatcatgttctggaagtagtcagcctcttgggcCTGCAGAAAAACCGTGACCATTTCAGtttcgtccattggaggctttaccctagcagcttgctcacgccatttgacagcatatttgCGGAAGCTTTCcgcggttttctttttcaaattggacaaggaGTTTTtgtcgggagcgatgtccacattatactggaactgACGGACAAAATCTCGGGCCATATCGTCCCACATGTGCCAATGGGTAATTTCTTGATTGGTATGCCACTCAGAAGCGATTCcggtaaggctttccccaaaataggccattagcaactcctcttttccaccagcaccCCTTAACTGGTTACAATATCCTTTTAGATGAGCGATCGGGTCTCCGTGCCcgttgtacttttcaaattttggcatcttgaagctaGCTGGCAAGTGGAtatggggaaacatacagaggttagagtatgagacactcatttggccactcagaccttgcatgtttttcagacTTTGTTCCAGGCTCTTTATCTTCTGAGCCATTTCCTATTGCTcgggatttttaacaaccttttcttgtTCCACCGATAGATCATATTAcggaggttgagtgaaagagtacggggtcacatatgttatttctggtTGAAGTTGTGGACCCTAAAAGATGAACATTGGAGGCTGTGTCCTTGAAGCTAgtgcctgggggcgaaccacagaaggcatgccaggatCATTGGAGGGCATTGGAAggtgcccgcatgggatgagcgggttgggcacaggggcgttggtaacctcacctgacTTGGGGATTAACTCGGGGAACCCAAGGATTGCACTTGgtggttccctaccattagaccaggcatcccacatttccaatatgcaGTGACGCAACAgcttattctcttcagcagctgctGATTCTATCTGCAAAATAGCCGATGTCGGGCTATCCTCAGGACTGATGATTGGCAGATTGCTTGGGAAGGCCATttgtgcctttggatcttgtgaaggagTGGAGGCTAGACTACCAAAAAATCCAACCACCAAAAACCTGGCTAATTTGCACATCCAACAACGTTGTTAGTTTTGaaacatttaacatataggaaatcgcacgttgggatgcaatgcacctaacaattaaacgcttctaccgtgtgtttgaacggttgcatgtttcaccCCGGCCTTAACTAATCTTTTTCACTCtatacctcttttcttttattttctgcctctctttaatcacttttgattttctcattttgtttttgccgctcttttattttggcacttttttttctttcttttttcacttttttctttttcttcttgttttcactcaatttttctttctcttttttttcagtctatttttcactcaattaattttatggctatgatccaatccgatggagattgcctacgtatcatgacgccgtatGAATCAGattttgcgtagttcgggaagattgagaatggagtaaataaacttacccctttttttgtttatttttataaaactcagaccatgaaagctttaaccaaaagaaaaacatatttgatttttgattttgttttcttttggagttttctaaaaaaatactttaaaagaagaaagggaatttttttttggatttttgattttgattttaagttttcttttatttttgaaagaaaaacttctaaattttttttttcttttgattggaactttgggaatttcaaaagtagaagaaaaatatttttgtttgaattttcatttgttttatctttttccaaggaagaaagaaaatatatttggagctttttatttatttgcaaaagtacttctaaagaaaagcaaaaaatattttggacttcaatgtttcaaattttttattttttttacgaAATAAAGACttcgaaagaaagaaaagaatatttttttttggatttttgttttgacttGTGGATTCTCGAAGAAGGACTTTTAAGAAATATCTCGGGTTTCTGAGTGTACTTTTAAAGAAtagcaaaaatatttttggacttttacttctcaatattttttattttttttatgcaCATttataaaagaaagacttctaaagaagaaaagaattttgtttttggatttttgtttctgtttttttttctttttgggaaaaatacttcaaaataaggaAACCCGTATTATGGCTTTTGAATCctttattgatttttcttttttatttctttttttcgtatgaaagacttcacaaagaaggaaactatttttgagtttaaaaacttgtt
Coding sequences within:
- the LOC138880114 gene encoding uncharacterized protein; this encodes MAQKIKSLEQSLKNMQGLSGQMSVSYSNLCMFPHIHLPASFKMPKFEKYNGHGDPIAHLKGYCNQLRGAGGKEELLMAYFGESLTGIASEWHTNQEITHWHMWDDMARDFVRQFQYNVDIAPDKNSLSNLKKKTAESFRKYAVKWREQAARVKPPMDETEMVTVFLQAQEADYFQNMMSVVGKPFAEAIKIGEMVENDLKTGRILSHVAFKATSPDVKNG